The following proteins come from a genomic window of Tenebrio molitor chromosome 9, icTenMoli1.1, whole genome shotgun sequence:
- the LOC138137786 gene encoding zinc finger protein 85-like, giving the protein MPNLEYSESISKCGYRKIHRLQLESCRCERNNLEKYHCKDCNFETDLGVILKQHLRKYHRKDTDCVQDQLRNDTVVKSYICQKCSFETYSVLLWTKHLGSLCFGTEQECDNVCTVSCNNEGWHRCERCSFKTKEATVLERHQIANHSLHEKERFRCFHCKYKGKNKNYLKKHINYKHATLKAEHRFHCNECQFTSNRYSNMQYHKKLQHSAVAIKWYNCDKCEYKTNYNSLLKRHKTTHFSADAIQWYNCEKCEFKTKWNDSLKRHKVIHLSVDAKKWYYCDKCKFKTKRNCYLKQHKIHHLSADAVQWYSCDKREFKTKNNSCLKQEKAIHLSADAIQWYKCDKCEFKTKWNSYLKQHKKNHLSADTVQWYSCDKCEYQTNYKSYIKEHKAIHLSADAIQWYKCDKCEFQTKRSRYLRQHKKHHLSADAVQWNSCDKCEYKTNYNSRLKRHKATHLSADAIQWYNCDKCEFKTKWSDSLKRHKALHLSADANKWYNRDKSKFKTKRLPKTT; this is encoded by the coding sequence ATGCCAAATTTGGAATACAGCGAGAGTATCTCGAAATGTGGCTACAGAAAGATTCACCGGTTGCAACTCGAATCATGCAGATGCGAAAGAAACAATTTGGAAAAGTACCACTGCAAGgactgcaattttgaaaccGATCTTGGggtaattttaaagcaacATCTTAGGAAGTACCACAGAAAGGACACTGATTGTGTGCAAGATCAATTAAGAAATGACACTGTAGTGAAAAGCtacatttgtcaaaagtgCTCGTTTGAAACATATTCGGTTTTACTGTGGACCAAACACTTGGGAAGTTTATGTTTTGGTACAGAACAAGAATGTGACAATGTATGTACAGTGTCTTGCAATAATGAAGGGTGGCACCGATGCGAGCGTTGTTCCTTTAAGACAAAGGAGGCAACAGTTTTGGAAAGACACCAGATAGCAAATCACTCACTTCACGAGAAGGAAAGATTTCGTTGTTTTCATTGCAAGTACaaaggaaaaaacaaaaattatctaaaGAAACACATAAACTATAAACACGCCACTCTCAAAGCTGAACACCGGTTTCATTGTAATGAATGTCAGTTTACATCTAACAGGTATTCTAATATGCAATATCATAAGAAACTTCAACACTCCGCAGTTGCCATCAAGtggtataattgtgataaatgcgaatacaAAACGAACTATAACAGCCTCCTTAAACGACATAAGACAACTCATTTCTCAGCAGATGCCATCCAGTGGTATAATTGTGAGAAATgtgaatttaaaacgaaatggAATGACTCCCTAAAACGACATAAGGTAATTCATCTCTCAGTAGATGCCAAAAAGTGGTATTATTGTGATAAATgcaaatttaaaacgaaacgaAACTGCTACCTAAAACAACATAAGATACATCATCTGTCAGCAGATGCTGTTCagtggtatagctgtgataaacGCGAAttcaaaacgaaaaataacAGCTGTCTTAAACAAGAAAAGGCAATTCATCTGTCAGCAGATGCCATCCAGTGGTATAagtgtgataaatgcgaatttaaaacgaaatggAACAGCTACCTAAAACAGCATAAGAAAAATCATCTGTCAGCAGATACTGTTCagtggtatagctgtgataaatgcgaatacCAAACGAACTATAAGAGCTACATTAAGGAACATAAAGcaattcatctctcagcagatgccaTCCAGTGGTATAAGTGTGATAAGTGCGAATTTCAAACGAAACGCAGCCGCTACCTAAGACAACATAAGAAACATCATTTGTCAGCAGATGCTGTTCAGTGGaatagctgtgataaatgcgaatacaAAACGAACTATAACAGCCGCCTTAAACGACATAAGGCAACTCATTTATCAGCAGATGCCATCCAGtggtataattgtgataaatgcgaatttaaaacgaagTGGAGTGACTCCCTTAAACGACATAAGGCActtcatctctcagcagatgccaACAAGTGGTATAATCGTGATAAAAgcaaatttaaaacgaaacggCTACCTaaaacaacatga